A stretch of Imperialibacter roseus DNA encodes these proteins:
- a CDS encoding serine hydrolase domain-containing protein, with product MKRLPLIFLAGILLTCQPLQDPASSALTFGTPKAAGFSPTRLARIDTSLQEWVDKGWINGAVGLIARNGKIVYYKGVGYDDLETKEALDREGIFRIASQTKAITSVAAMMLYEEGKFLLDDPVANYISSFKNAQVLDTFSPEDTTYTTVPANRAITIRDLLTHTSGIDYAQIGSQEAQAIYAKNNITAGLDVYEGTLGDAMVRLGSLPLTHQPGERWTYGLNTDLIGRLVEIWSGMTLEEFFNARIFKPLGMEDTYFNIPEAKADRLVNFFLEDSTGLKKSENALGGDMNFPLRKKSYFSGGGGLSSTIYDYAIFLQMLLNGGEYDGVRLLSRNTVRMMTMNQIGDLKFGVNKFGLGFEVVSAAGSGKFPSNEGTYSWGGAFSTSYWVDPKEKMVILFYQQMWGSHTNTTGNTFKVLAYQALVD from the coding sequence ATGAAACGACTACCCCTCATTTTTCTGGCAGGAATTCTCCTCACCTGCCAGCCCCTCCAGGATCCGGCTTCCTCTGCGCTTACTTTTGGCACCCCGAAGGCTGCCGGGTTCTCCCCCACCCGATTGGCCAGGATCGACACCTCTCTGCAGGAATGGGTAGACAAAGGCTGGATAAATGGTGCCGTTGGTTTGATCGCACGAAATGGCAAAATTGTTTACTATAAGGGCGTTGGCTACGACGATCTCGAAACTAAAGAGGCGTTGGATAGAGAAGGCATTTTCAGAATTGCCTCGCAAACGAAAGCTATCACAAGTGTGGCTGCCATGATGCTGTACGAGGAAGGAAAATTTCTGCTGGATGACCCTGTGGCGAACTACATTTCCTCCTTCAAAAACGCTCAGGTTTTGGACACGTTCAGCCCGGAAGACACCACTTACACCACCGTTCCGGCGAACAGGGCGATTACCATACGAGACCTGCTTACACACACCTCCGGTATAGACTATGCACAAATAGGCAGCCAGGAGGCGCAGGCAATTTACGCTAAAAACAATATCACTGCCGGGTTGGATGTATATGAGGGAACCCTGGGCGACGCAATGGTCAGGTTGGGAAGCCTGCCTCTCACACATCAGCCCGGTGAGCGATGGACATATGGGCTCAATACCGACTTAATAGGCCGCCTTGTCGAGATCTGGTCAGGGATGACGTTGGAAGAATTCTTCAACGCCCGCATTTTCAAACCACTGGGCATGGAAGACACCTATTTCAATATCCCGGAAGCAAAGGCTGACCGTTTGGTGAACTTCTTTTTGGAGGACTCCACCGGTTTGAAAAAAAGTGAAAACGCCCTGGGTGGTGATATGAACTTCCCCCTTCGGAAAAAAAGCTATTTCTCCGGTGGCGGTGGATTGTCGTCCACCATTTACGATTACGCTATTTTTCTTCAGATGCTATTGAATGGTGGGGAGTATGATGGAGTGCGCCTGCTTTCACGTAACACTGTGCGGATGATGACCATGAACCAAATTGGTGACCTGAAATTTGGGGTGAACAAATTCGGATTAGGATTCGAGGTCGTTTCAGCAGCAGGAAGTGGCAAATTCCCCTCCAATGAGGGCACCTACAGTTGGGGTGGTGCATTCTCCACCAGTTATTGGGTTGACCCCAAAGAAAAAATGGTGATCCTTTTCTATCAGCAAATGTGGGGTTCTCATACCAACACGACTGGCAACACCTTTAAAGTGCTGGCCTACCAGGCACTGGTTGACTGA
- a CDS encoding PorP/SprF family type IX secretion system membrane protein gives MNRYFYLFLILLVAGRCFGQNVVPYSLYLMNQSALNPAYIGVNNLANVTAMSRKQWLGIDGSPLTTTLMGSSTISMHSAAGLRLMSDSYGINTDTEVIANYAYHINFDDDHNLSFGLQGGFLSSTINYSKLDVDVFDDPSVGTGKQSEFTPSFGFGAMYKSNFFYLGVAVPQVTNSNLQTNGVQTRNLYQSYNVTGGFIITTVRTVKIKPSFLVSYSHNDLLVDLNGQVLIDEKIWLGASIRNFGAGGVNILFTENNMFHFGYSFQFPFNELATVGYGTHEVIISADLKLGKRHDLSGRYF, from the coding sequence ATGAACAGATACTTCTACTTATTTTTAATCTTACTTGTAGCGGGGCGTTGTTTTGGACAGAATGTAGTACCGTATAGCCTGTATCTGATGAATCAATCGGCTCTGAACCCCGCTTATATTGGCGTGAACAACCTGGCCAATGTTACAGCGATGTCGAGGAAACAATGGCTTGGTATCGATGGGTCTCCCCTCACCACTACGTTAATGGGATCGAGCACCATTTCCATGCATAGTGCCGCCGGCTTGCGGCTGATGAGTGATAGTTATGGTATTAATACCGACACTGAAGTGATCGCCAACTATGCCTATCATATCAATTTCGACGATGACCATAACCTCTCGTTTGGTCTTCAGGGTGGTTTCCTTTCCTCCACCATTAACTATTCTAAGTTAGATGTCGACGTCTTTGACGACCCGTCGGTAGGCACTGGCAAGCAGTCAGAGTTTACGCCAAGTTTTGGCTTTGGTGCCATGTACAAGTCAAACTTCTTCTATCTGGGCGTGGCTGTTCCTCAGGTAACTAATTCCAATTTGCAAACCAATGGCGTCCAAACACGGAACCTGTATCAAAGTTATAACGTAACCGGCGGGTTCATCATCACCACTGTCCGAACCGTAAAAATTAAACCCTCTTTTCTGGTCAGCTATTCTCACAACGACCTCCTGGTGGATTTGAACGGCCAGGTGCTCATCGACGAAAAGATATGGCTGGGTGCCTCCATCAGAAACTTTGGTGCTGGTGGAGTGAATATCCTATTCACAGAAAACAATATGTTTCACTTTGGCTACTCCTTCCAATTTCCGTTCAACGAACTGGCTACTGTAGGGTATGGAACACATGAAGTGATTATCTCTGCTGACCTCAAGCTTGGCAAAAGACATGACCTTTCCGGTCGGTATTTCTGA
- a CDS encoding response regulator transcription factor has translation MAEIKVLVVDSFELARYGLREILQSDPDFNCLATLSSGKEALVFCETHQVDVILIDIAPPQVDGIEITREILGHGRSEKVIGLISNHKLEYLQGMIRAGANGYLLKTAHKDQIGDAIHKVHRGEVYFCEDVQKDLAEIIRRHLHFSPNGELLKDLTRQEKKVLKYVSRDFTNKEIAQELFISPRTVETHKRNLISKLGLKDARDLRRYSLRVAQEQQNS, from the coding sequence ATGGCTGAAATAAAAGTGCTTGTTGTCGATAGTTTCGAACTTGCCAGGTATGGGCTCAGGGAAATCCTCCAATCCGATCCAGATTTTAACTGTCTCGCTACTTTGTCCAGTGGAAAAGAAGCGCTCGTTTTTTGCGAGACGCACCAGGTCGACGTTATTCTTATTGACATCGCCCCACCCCAGGTTGACGGTATAGAAATAACCAGAGAGATTTTAGGCCATGGAAGGTCAGAGAAAGTAATAGGGCTCATCTCCAATCACAAACTTGAATACTTGCAGGGCATGATTCGTGCGGGAGCCAACGGCTACCTTCTTAAAACTGCCCACAAAGACCAAATCGGAGATGCTATTCACAAAGTGCACCGGGGTGAAGTTTACTTTTGCGAAGACGTACAAAAAGACCTGGCAGAAATCATCCGGAGGCACTTACACTTTTCTCCCAACGGTGAGCTACTGAAAGATCTAACCCGGCAGGAAAAAAAGGTTTTGAAGTACGTATCACGTGATTTCACCAACAAGGAAATTGCTCAAGAACTTTTCATAAGTCCCAGAACTGTAGAAACCCACAAGCGTAATTTGATCAGCAAGTTGGGCTTAAAAGACGCCAGAGACCTGCGTCGCTATTCATTGAGAGTAGCCCAAGAGCAACAAAACTCGTAG
- a CDS encoding choice-of-anchor D domain-containing protein yields MFGYDGFSRATAPIIKSFSPTSARVGEQVIITGENFDDKFNTMLVFVGGVPATIKDGSTTELSVTVPLEAKMGPIIVISVSGLLATSNVNFIPTYANGVSTIDTNAFGAENKITTEDNPERLESADFDKDGLIDLLLTHSGGAISIYQNTTKSIPSFDVSKFAVNVPSGFGPKIHDLDGDGLLDIVFWGSSAVAGTYLAYMVNKSTPGKITFEAGSTFPIEGTPSIGLVLSDLDQDGRVDVAAMTSSTISIYLNTSSIGKISFSGPTTLPTGGGDLTAGDLNDDGLPELIHAAGANLEVITNTSTQGKLTFDRTDTFKPNSSVAIVKAADMDQDGFLDIIVGSQTQTAIEIFRNAYASDGKITLDEPIGFNTGEGSSSYGDFFDVGDINGDKLPDIAVPSVTEDRVFVYGNKSEPGTIAMNEVVVFATSTAPFADQLDDIDGDERPDLIYTNRQAEGKGTLSIRLNQTEATSITTSLSPSSAEPGQSITVNYVVTGIFNSGNKFTAQLSDKNGSFASPTAVASITSQSSGSMGFTLSAAAPAGNYKVRVVSDNPIVTSNAADLLVSYAEPSTQASNIVFSNVAASQMTLTWTNGNGTSRLVIVKQGSAVNSNPVDLTSYTANAVFGSGSQIGTGNYVVYKGTGNTVTISSLTAGNTYHVRVYEYRGTAGSENYKVTTATGNPASKLFSPFVVTNTNDSGEGSLRWAITNANGSSGKTISFNIASASPWTITPATALPIITATTIMDATTQPGWSSTNLVKIQGSASISNGLSINANNCEVYGLHLTGFTASSGAGILINAGISGGQIGAPSKGNLLNGNQYGVWSRASNITFYGNKFGTNTTGSSAVANTDCGLYISAGGNNRIGGAGIGERNLISGNGNYGIRIINANNNIIKGNIIGLDATGLTALANGIRGLELGFNVSNSSNGNIVGGSVAGEGNIISGNSSVNVIIFNGSSNIIKGNSIGVDINGDIVSAGTIHGIELIPFSTNPVVDNNVIGGFGAGEGNIIAGHSQYGVYLDPKGYAANGTTNSNTIRGNKIYCNGKGGIGLKDNANGSILPPSITNYTTGAGTSVISGSCASCSTGDLIDVYRDKSGCLPGQGNEYLGTVSFTSGSWSLGSLTLSAGDIVTAQVTNASGNTSEFATTAPEINVLNGATPLTDNVSSIDVGQTLQGNSLDVIFTVQNSGLSALNLTLPLTVSGTGFTVHTQPASSVVNPFASTTFVLRLSGATAGTFSNRTVTIQSNDADEATFTFQVTGTVVAPEINVYNGSDDTSPAISDGQATAVSVGSTTLGADIIKTFAIKNSGTSTLTISSISVSGTDYSINSSISTINAGSIETFTITLSAAVSGSFDALVTIVSDDADEDPFTFSVTGGVAEPEIDVYVGSDNSGILITDEQVSAVDVGSAVQGNNITQTFAIENSGTSVLNVSSITVSGAAFSVASSITTIAGGGTQTFSITLSGVNTGNFNATVTIISDDANENPFTFPVTGTITFPEINVFDGATDVSPSITDSQVTAINFGSAVQGSEIIRTFAIKNSGTSILNVSGITVSGTDYSVNSSISTIAANATETFTVSLAGTNTGNFGATVTITSDDADESDFTFPVTGTITFPEINVFDGATDVSPAITDAQVTAINFGSAVQGSEIIRTFAIKNSGTSVLNVSGVTVSGTDYSVNSTISTVAANATETFTVSLSGANTGNFSAPVTITSDDADENPFTFPITGTITYPEINVFAGNDKTASAISDDQTEPISFEPTVKGIDVSRTFTIENTGTSALNISSVTVSGSDFSVSSAITSVATNASANFSITLSGANAGTFNATVTIASDDADENPFTFPITGTVTYPEINVFAGTDNSATMITDGQTSAVEFGSAVQGNPITRTFAIQNAGTSVLTVSGINLSGTDFSVSNTVTSVAAGATETFTVTLSGDNTGNFSADVTIGSDNSGDNSFTFPITGSITYPNIEVFAGEDNSAEAISDEQATPVSFGSAVQGNNIARTFAIENTGTSTLTISEVTVSGTGYSVTNAITAIAAGATETFTVMLSGTDTGTFDGVVTITSDDADESPFTFPVSGTITFPEINVFAGTGNTAPAILNGQSTPVDFGSGAEGSEISQAFAIENTGTSNLNISAITVDGTDFSVSSTIASISPGNTEIFTVTLSGTNAGLFNASVTIISDDLDESSFTFPITGEILSGVPLVPEIEIFVGSSDTGTSITDGQSTAIEMGITEQGVDLSAVFTIKNTGNSALEITGITSSSEVFSISSSVTSILPGTTGQFTVVMDASAGGNFTTTISITSNDEDEAAFEFSINGKVEFEEMQVIEESNNKLITSNTTVNLGTTQFGDPISKVFFITNPSESETLIIHSVEITGDEFEVAQVPETVEIGETGLLEVVLRATAEGRFSGTVTIKSNFADFVFDVSGEVGPRNKTIHVFNVLTPNGDGKHDFLKIERITEYANNSVSIFTKAGKLVYQADRYDNIDIKFEGNGNVGSNQALDAGTYYYLIKLERGKNESGFIQLLRD; encoded by the coding sequence TTGTTCGGCTACGATGGTTTTTCCAGAGCCACAGCCCCCATCATCAAAAGCTTTTCTCCTACCTCTGCCAGAGTTGGGGAGCAGGTCATCATTACTGGCGAAAACTTTGATGACAAATTCAACACCATGCTGGTGTTTGTTGGGGGTGTACCCGCTACAATTAAGGATGGAAGTACAACTGAACTGTCGGTTACTGTTCCGCTGGAAGCCAAAATGGGACCGATCATTGTCATCTCTGTGTCTGGCTTGCTGGCAACTTCCAATGTGAATTTTATTCCGACCTATGCGAATGGCGTCTCAACGATCGACACGAATGCTTTCGGTGCTGAAAATAAAATAACAACGGAAGACAATCCTGAACGATTGGAAAGCGCTGATTTTGATAAGGATGGGCTTATTGACCTTCTTTTGACACATTCGGGTGGCGCAATCAGCATTTACCAAAACACCACTAAAAGCATTCCTTCGTTCGACGTCTCAAAATTTGCCGTCAATGTCCCTAGCGGTTTCGGGCCAAAAATCCATGATCTTGATGGTGATGGTTTACTTGATATCGTTTTCTGGGGATCAAGTGCAGTTGCAGGTACCTATTTGGCTTATATGGTCAATAAGAGTACCCCCGGAAAAATAACTTTTGAGGCTGGCTCAACATTCCCTATCGAAGGTACACCTAGTATAGGACTCGTACTGTCTGACCTCGATCAGGATGGAAGAGTTGATGTGGCGGCCATGACAAGCAGTACAATCAGTATTTACCTGAACACAAGTTCAATAGGCAAAATAAGCTTTTCCGGCCCAACAACACTACCTACAGGTGGCGGAGACCTTACAGCAGGTGACTTGAATGATGACGGCCTCCCGGAATTGATACATGCCGCAGGAGCCAATTTGGAGGTTATCACGAACACCAGTACCCAAGGGAAGCTGACTTTCGATCGGACTGATACTTTTAAACCTAACTCATCGGTTGCCATAGTAAAAGCGGCAGATATGGATCAGGATGGCTTTCTGGATATTATTGTGGGCTCTCAGACGCAAACGGCCATTGAAATATTCAGAAATGCCTACGCCAGCGACGGAAAAATTACATTGGATGAACCTATCGGATTCAATACAGGAGAAGGCTCGTCAAGTTATGGTGACTTCTTTGATGTAGGTGATATTAATGGAGACAAGCTACCCGATATCGCCGTTCCCTCAGTGACCGAAGATCGGGTTTTTGTATATGGCAACAAGAGTGAACCAGGCACGATTGCAATGAACGAAGTCGTCGTTTTTGCTACCTCGACAGCACCATTTGCTGATCAGTTGGATGATATCGACGGTGACGAAAGACCTGACCTTATCTACACCAATCGACAAGCTGAAGGGAAAGGAACGCTGAGCATCAGACTTAATCAGACAGAAGCGACCTCAATAACCACTTCTCTTAGCCCTAGTAGTGCAGAGCCGGGGCAGTCTATCACTGTGAATTACGTGGTGACCGGAATATTTAATTCAGGTAACAAGTTTACTGCCCAACTCTCAGATAAAAATGGGTCGTTCGCCTCCCCGACTGCAGTGGCTTCGATTACTTCTCAGTCGTCAGGAAGTATGGGCTTCACTCTTTCGGCGGCGGCTCCGGCAGGTAATTACAAAGTAAGGGTAGTTTCAGATAACCCCATTGTTACAAGTAATGCGGCTGACCTGCTCGTCAGCTATGCAGAACCAAGCACCCAAGCCAGTAACATAGTGTTCTCCAATGTCGCTGCCAGTCAAATGACCCTTACATGGACAAACGGAAATGGCACCAGCAGATTGGTGATTGTGAAACAGGGAAGTGCCGTCAACTCTAACCCTGTGGATCTCACAAGTTATACGGCCAACGCTGTATTTGGCAGCGGCAGCCAAATCGGCACAGGCAATTATGTTGTCTACAAAGGAACAGGTAATACGGTTACAATAAGTAGCCTGACGGCCGGAAACACTTACCACGTAAGAGTGTACGAATACAGAGGCACAGCGGGCAGCGAAAACTACAAGGTTACGACAGCAACTGGTAACCCCGCCAGTAAGTTATTTTCTCCTTTCGTGGTGACAAATACCAATGATTCTGGCGAAGGCTCCCTTCGCTGGGCGATCACCAATGCGAACGGAAGTTCTGGTAAAACTATCTCATTCAACATCGCCAGCGCCAGCCCATGGACAATAACTCCGGCCACAGCACTTCCCATCATTACTGCCACTACCATCATGGACGCTACCACCCAGCCAGGATGGAGCAGTACTAATCTGGTGAAAATCCAGGGAAGCGCCAGCATTAGCAACGGTCTCAGCATCAATGCCAACAACTGTGAAGTGTATGGCCTGCACCTCACCGGTTTTACAGCTTCATCCGGGGCTGGTATTCTTATCAACGCCGGAATATCAGGTGGACAAATTGGCGCACCGTCGAAAGGCAACCTGCTCAATGGAAACCAATATGGGGTCTGGAGCAGAGCAAGCAACATTACATTTTATGGTAATAAATTCGGCACTAACACCACGGGAAGCAGCGCCGTCGCAAATACCGACTGCGGCCTTTATATTTCGGCGGGAGGTAATAACAGAATTGGTGGAGCAGGAATTGGTGAGAGGAACCTGATCTCAGGGAATGGAAACTATGGCATTCGAATCATTAATGCCAATAACAATATAATCAAGGGAAATATCATTGGTCTCGACGCTACTGGATTAACGGCGCTGGCAAATGGTATCCGGGGCCTTGAACTTGGCTTTAATGTTAGCAATTCATCCAATGGAAATATAGTTGGAGGTTCAGTAGCGGGTGAAGGAAACATAATTTCCGGCAACAGCAGCGTAAATGTCATTATTTTCAACGGCTCCAGTAATATCATTAAAGGGAACTCGATTGGAGTGGATATCAATGGAGATATTGTAAGTGCGGGTACCATTCACGGGATCGAACTCATTCCTTTTTCTACCAATCCGGTGGTCGACAACAATGTCATCGGAGGCTTTGGCGCAGGGGAAGGAAACATCATCGCCGGACACAGTCAATACGGGGTTTACCTTGATCCAAAAGGATATGCTGCCAACGGCACAACGAACAGCAATACCATCAGAGGAAATAAGATTTATTGCAATGGCAAGGGGGGGATTGGTTTGAAAGATAATGCAAATGGATCGATCCTCCCCCCTTCTATTACCAATTACACGACTGGAGCGGGAACCTCCGTGATTTCTGGAAGTTGCGCCTCCTGTTCCACTGGTGACCTGATCGATGTATATCGGGATAAGTCAGGATGTCTACCTGGCCAGGGCAATGAATACCTGGGCACCGTATCATTCACATCAGGCTCCTGGTCGCTTGGCAGCCTTACGCTTTCAGCGGGTGATATCGTGACCGCTCAAGTGACCAACGCAAGTGGCAATACCTCCGAATTTGCCACCACGGCTCCGGAAATAAATGTATTGAATGGAGCGACACCTCTTACAGACAATGTTTCTTCGATCGATGTGGGGCAAACATTGCAGGGAAACAGCCTTGATGTGATTTTTACCGTTCAGAACTCCGGGCTAAGTGCGCTGAATCTCACATTGCCTCTAACCGTGTCGGGAACGGGGTTCACTGTGCACACCCAACCGGCATCATCTGTCGTCAACCCTTTCGCAAGCACCACTTTCGTGTTAAGACTAAGTGGGGCAACGGCAGGGACGTTTAGTAATCGCACAGTCACCATTCAAAGTAACGATGCCGACGAAGCAACTTTCACTTTTCAAGTGACGGGTACCGTCGTTGCTCCAGAAATCAATGTGTACAATGGATCTGACGACACTTCGCCAGCTATCTCCGACGGGCAAGCCACGGCCGTAAGCGTTGGTAGCACGACATTAGGAGCTGACATTATCAAAACATTCGCTATCAAAAACTCGGGGACAAGCACACTCACCATTTCCAGCATAAGCGTTTCCGGTACAGACTATAGTATCAATAGCTCAATTTCTACCATCAATGCGGGAAGCATCGAAACCTTCACAATCACTTTATCGGCTGCAGTTTCCGGATCTTTCGATGCCCTGGTGACCATTGTGAGCGATGACGCCGATGAAGATCCTTTTACCTTTTCTGTGACAGGGGGCGTTGCCGAACCGGAAATTGATGTCTACGTCGGCAGCGATAACAGCGGAATCCTCATCACCGATGAACAAGTGTCGGCAGTTGATGTAGGCTCAGCGGTGCAGGGCAACAATATTACTCAGACCTTCGCTATCGAAAATTCGGGCACCAGTGTTCTAAATGTTAGCAGCATTACCGTTTCCGGCGCAGCCTTCAGCGTTGCCAGTTCCATTACGACTATTGCAGGCGGCGGAACCCAAACTTTCAGTATTACACTGTCAGGCGTAAATACTGGTAATTTCAACGCCACGGTTACGATCATTAGCGACGACGCTAATGAAAACCCGTTCACCTTTCCGGTAACTGGCACAATCACCTTCCCCGAGATCAACGTCTTCGATGGTGCCACAGACGTCTCACCATCAATTACCGATTCGCAAGTGACCGCAATCAATTTTGGTAGTGCGGTACAAGGAAGCGAGATCATAAGAACCTTTGCCATTAAGAATTCGGGGACGAGCATACTCAATGTCAGCGGCATCACCGTTTCAGGCACCGACTACAGTGTAAACAGTTCCATCTCAACGATCGCTGCGAATGCAACGGAAACCTTCACTGTCAGCCTCGCAGGTACCAACACAGGCAACTTCGGTGCTACCGTCACCATCACAAGCGACGATGCTGATGAAAGCGATTTCACTTTCCCCGTGACTGGCACAATCACCTTCCCTGAGATCAACGTCTTCGATGGTGCCACAGACGTCTCACCAGCAATTACCGATGCACAAGTGACCGCAATCAACTTTGGTAGTGCGGTACAAGGAAGCGAGATCATAAGAACCTTTGCCATTAAGAATTCGGGAACGAGCGTACTTAATGTCAGCGGCGTCACCGTTTCAGGCACCGACTACAGCGTAAACAGCACCATCTCAACGGTTGCTGCGAATGCAACGGAAACCTTCACTGTCAGCCTCTCAGGCGCCAACACAGGCAACTTCAGTGCCCCCGTAACCATCACAAGCGACGATGCAGATGAAAATCCGTTTACCTTTCCGATAACTGGCACCATCACCTACCCGGAAATAAACGTGTTTGCTGGTAATGACAAAACGGCGTCAGCTATTTCCGATGACCAAACAGAACCAATTAGTTTTGAACCCACCGTTAAAGGGATTGACGTGTCCAGAACTTTCACTATTGAGAATACCGGCACCAGTGCTCTTAACATAAGTAGTGTGACTGTTTCCGGGTCAGATTTCAGTGTTTCAAGTGCCATTACTTCCGTCGCAACAAATGCATCAGCCAACTTTAGCATAACCCTTTCAGGGGCAAATGCGGGCACCTTCAATGCCACAGTCACGATTGCGTCTGACGATGCGGATGAAAATCCATTCACCTTCCCCATCACCGGAACGGTCACATATCCTGAGATCAATGTCTTCGCCGGCACGGACAATTCGGCCACCATGATCACAGATGGTCAAACCTCTGCTGTAGAGTTTGGTAGTGCAGTGCAGGGCAATCCGATTACCCGTACTTTTGCCATACAAAATGCCGGCACCAGTGTACTCACCGTTAGCGGTATAAACTTGTCCGGTACTGATTTCAGCGTTTCCAATACCGTTACCAGCGTTGCTGCTGGCGCTACGGAGACATTCACCGTCACACTGTCGGGGGACAACACCGGAAACTTTAGCGCCGATGTGACCATCGGCAGCGACAATAGTGGCGACAATTCATTTACCTTCCCGATTACTGGCTCTATCACCTATCCCAACATTGAAGTGTTTGCCGGAGAGGACAATTCGGCAGAAGCAATATCTGATGAACAAGCCACTCCGGTTAGCTTCGGAAGTGCTGTGCAGGGAAATAATATCGCCAGAACATTTGCCATTGAAAACACAGGTACGAGTACACTAACCATCAGCGAGGTCACCGTTTCAGGTACTGGTTACAGCGTGACCAATGCTATTACTGCTATTGCCGCTGGAGCTACCGAGACGTTCACCGTTATGCTTTCGGGAACGGATACCGGCACTTTTGATGGGGTCGTAACGATTACAAGCGATGATGCAGATGAAAGCCCGTTCACTTTCCCGGTAAGCGGAACTATCACCTTCCCTGAAATCAACGTCTTTGCAGGGACGGGCAACACAGCTCCTGCTATTCTCAACGGTCAGTCGACACCTGTAGACTTTGGCAGTGGAGCAGAGGGGAGCGAGATTTCTCAGGCTTTTGCCATTGAAAATACCGGCACCAGCAACCTCAACATCAGCGCCATTACCGTCGACGGCACAGATTTCAGTGTCAGCAGCACCATCGCCAGTATCTCACCAGGAAACACCGAAATATTTACAGTGACCCTTTCGGGCACCAATGCAGGCTTGTTCAATGCCTCTGTTACTATCATCAGCGACGACCTGGATGAAAGCTCTTTTACATTCCCCATAACCGGCGAAATATTATCTGGAGTGCCGCTGGTGCCCGAAATAGAAATATTTGTGGGAAGCAGCGACACCGGCACAAGCATAACTGATGGACAATCCACCGCTATTGAAATGGGAATTACCGAACAAGGTGTCGACCTATCAGCGGTCTTTACGATCAAAAACACAGGAAATTCTGCGCTCGAAATCACGGGCATCACCTCTTCAAGTGAAGTATTCAGTATTTCTTCATCTGTAACTAGCATACTGCCTGGAACAACCGGGCAGTTTACGGTGGTAATGGACGCCTCGGCGGGGGGAAATTTCACTACAACTATTTCTATCACCAGCAATGATGAAGACGAAGCAGCTTTTGAGTTCTCGATCAATGGAAAAGTTGAATTTGAAGAGATGCAGGTAATAGAGGAAAGCAACAACAAGCTGATCACTTCCAACACGACAGTAAACCTGGGTACCACTCAGTTTGGAGATCCTATTTCCAAAGTATTTTTTATCACCAACCCGTCAGAAAGTGAAACCTTGATTATTCACTCCGTTGAAATCACGGGTGACGAATTTGAGGTGGCGCAGGTGCCAGAAACCGTTGAGATTGGCGAAACAGGCCTGCTTGAGGTGGTGCTTCGGGCAACTGCCGAGGGAAGGTTTTCGGGTACGGTGACAATCAAAAGCAACTTCGCAGATTTCGTTTTTGACGTGTCGGGTGAGGTTGGACCGAGAAACAAAACCATTCATGTCTTTAACGTGCTTACCCCCAATGGCGATGGAAAACATGACTTCCTGAAGATTGAGCGAATTACCGAATACGCAAATAATTCAGTATCCATTTTCACCAAGGCAGGTAAACTAGTGTATCAGGCTGACAGGTATGACAACATAGACATCAAATTTGAAGGCAATGGAAATGTTGGCAGCAACCAGGCCTTGGATGCTGGCACTTATTATTACCTGATCAAACTGGAGCGTGGTAAAAATGAATCCGGGTTCATTCAGCTACTAAGAGATTAA